One stretch of Diorhabda carinulata isolate Delta chromosome 5, icDioCari1.1, whole genome shotgun sequence DNA includes these proteins:
- the LOC130894101 gene encoding uncharacterized protein LOC130894101, with the protein MFYQKGARNREQTLSHTLRFRHELLPDFSEESLFQGTDRTYFKVHVEFPYPIHKPLETSEDLVLKLLKNKEVYYNSFKRKQQRYNSYEKYKIEKLEYDGHEYMNLPRYLVELYNEKDPDPSFDCDYNYYYTGGNLEKFEFNNDYYLIRPGVDNNLYINKVSNDLKSIDDVIKVNYKTKNSVFNINSSTTNDGLYFILREKFNITVLKCNDIDNFTLKYSQKHKHSILDAKLNKNTKLGVIFSFGKFFIKDIEKCCIISSFSNDLVQQIDNFQQFKFLDDNNVILVDRSRVKLIDVRNNEETMCFEPKLLHCNTFCNFEVLDTKLLLTSRHYVLKTDIRQFKDVYHYTHLLEDVPCYMDYTTKDDDTYLVVSGQKHNSKVLFTGKSPYSVPFKIPCLKTTLTKTMLKRPSLCLDTYLEPKLLYSVSGLKLVKINDEICIFTSNCMGEIFKQKVYEIQPDNNDSIMMMDEWLGMIEKPEPVLHLTNYEDVSDIRFSLNTEKSTPENTKCSKQNEFLEKFKSKYNSVGVKSQLAKDFLDIWEESEEEEGFEELPQEETIFKVQSWIKTSKFEDTTNEFDDIDSKFEF; encoded by the coding sequence atgttttatcaaaaagGTGCTAGGAATAGGGAACAAACACTCAGTCATACTTTGAGATTCAGACACGAACTTTTACCAGATTTTAGCGAAGAAAGTTTATTTCAAGGTACGGATAGGACTTATTTTAAAGTACACGTTGAATTTCCGTATCCGATACATAAACCTTTGGAAACATCCGAAGATttagtattaaaattattgaaaaataaagaagtttattataattcttTTAAACGTAAACAACAGAGGTATAATTCGtacgaaaaatacaaaattgaaaaactagaATACGACGGACatgaatatatgaatttaccGAGATATTTGGTCGAGTTATACAACGAAAAAGATCCAGATCCGAGCTTCGATTGtgattacaattattattataccggaggtaatttggaaaaattcgaGTTTAATAACGATTATTACTTAATAAGACCAGgtgttgataataatttatatattaataaagttTCTAATGATTTAAAATCAATCGATGATGTTATAAAAGTgaattataaaactaaaaattcggtttttaatataaattcaagtACAACTAACGACggtttatatttcattttaagagaaaaatttaatattaccGTGTTGAAATGTAACGATATCgataattttacattaaaatattcacaaaaacatAAACATTCGATTTTAGACgctaaattaaataaaaatacgaaattaGGTGTGATATTTTCGTTTggaaagttttttataaaagatattgaaaaatgttgtaTAATTTCGAGTTTTTCCAACGATTTAGTACAACAAATcgataattttcaacaattcaaaTTCTTAGATGACAATAACGTGATATTAGTAGATAGAAGTCGCGTTAAGTTAATAGACGTTAGAAATAATGAAGAGACGATGTGTTTCGAACCGAAACTATTACATTGCAACACTTTCTGCAATTTCGAGGTATTAGATACAAAATTACTACTCACGTCTCGTCATTACGTTCTTAAAACAGATATAAGACAATTTAAAGACGTTTATCATTACACACACCTGTTAGAAGACGTTCCTTGTTATATGGATTATACGACGAAAGATGACGATACTTATTTAGTAGTTTCGGGGCAGAAACACAACAGTAAAGTATTATTTACAGGGAAATCACCGTATTCGGTACCGTTTAAGATTCCCTGTTTAAAAACAACACTTACAAAAACGATGTTAAAACGACCTTCGTTATGTTTAGACACTTATTTGGAACCGAAATTGTTATATTCAGTATCGGGGCTGAAACTTGTCAAAATCAATgatgaaatttgtattttcacgTCGAATTGTATGGgagaaatatttaaacaaaaagtttacGAAATACAACCTGATAATAATGATTCGATTATGATGATGGATGAATGGTTGGGTATGATTGAAAAACCCGAACCGGTACTTCATTTAACTAATTACGAGGATGTTAGCGATATTCGGTTTTCGTTGAATACTGAAAAATCTACACcggaaaatacaaaatgtagTAAACAgaatgaatttttggaaaaattcaaatcTAAATATAATTCTGTTGGTGTGAAAAGTCAATTGGCTAAAGATTTTCTCGACATTTGGGAGgaaagtgaagaagaagaaggtttCGAAGAATTGCCGCAAGAAGAAACGATATTTAAGGTTCAAAGTTGGATCAAGACGAGTAAATTTGAAGATACGACTAATGAATTTGATGATATAGAtagtaaatttgaattttaa
- the LOC130894102 gene encoding BTB/POZ domain-containing protein 6, whose product MSGPPPPCDWQTTRKLVKERSQYLLETEMWSDCRFIVGAEPNQRIFEGHKLFLAMSSPVFEAMFFGGMPEKDPIAILDVQPEAFKALLEYIYTDKINLTSFDQACELCYGAKKYMLPHLVEECTKYLWSDLYPKNACRAYEFAKLFEEPMLMDKCIRIICNQTQDVLQESSFDDVELSTILTVFDQDDLNINSELELFSAITRYANKHSHSLGAKVPRLDGVASATGETSNTHPAIRDAIMKIRFLTLTPQQFAEGPGKSNLLTESEKFAILMNICSPGSAVAMPEGFSTSTVRRKKRIQPYVSAGASTMDTSFTSMIKFNNPDLETSSEFFKKVYCTRQLLHITECMNTSVLDCTVTFTCDKNICIFGIQVPAQVPINEDRGPTGNVYPELLYAHLLDADGSRLTYTHFTSRVNYSSLIDISFNRPIYIQKNKVYKVGVVLNKMGCYPIGTYPDQSTANGVVFTFSQSQCGDSLRDGLVRSIVFSNGNNGNLLPLVLGDLSKIQNSINVL is encoded by the exons ATGAGTGGTCCACCGCCTCCTTGCGACTGGCAAACCACCAGAAAGCTAGTAAAAGAAAGAAGCCAGTATCTATTAGAAACGGAAATGTGGAGCGATTGTCGCTTCATTGTTGGTGCAGAACCAAATCAACGAATTTTCGAAGGACACAAACTCTTTCTAGCTATGTCAAGTCCCGTATTCGAAGCTATGTTTTTCGGAGGCATGCCAGAAAAAGACCCCATCGCTATTTTAGACGTACAACCCGAAGCTTTTAAGGCTTTACTTGA gTATATTTACACGGATAAAATAAATCTAACATCGTTCGATCAAGCTTGCGAATTATGTTACGGAGCTAAAAAGTACATGCTTCCACATTTAGTGGAGGAATGTACTAAATATCTATGGTCGGATTTGTATCCGAAAAACGCTTGTAGGGCGTACGAATTTGCTAAACTCTTCGAAGAACCCATGTTAATGGACAAATGTATAAGA ATTATATGCAACCAAACGCAAGACGTGCTTCAGGAAAGTAGTTTCGACGATGTGGAACTTTCTACCATATTAACAGTATTCGATCAGGACGATTTGAATATAAACAGTgaattagaattattttcagCTATAACTCGTTACGCTAATAAGCACAGTCACAGTTTAGGAGCTAAAGTACCTCGATTGGACGGCGTAG cGAGTGCAACTGGCGAAACTTCTAATACACACCCGGCGATCAGAGATGCTATtatgaaaatacgttttttaacTCTAACGCCTCAACAGTTTGCCGAAGGGCCTGGGAAATCGAATCTTCTAACAGAATCCGAAAAATTCgctattttgatgaatatttgtAGTCCCGGTTCCGCTGTTGCAATGCCTGAAGGATTTTCTACTTCTACTGTTAGAAGAAAAAAGAGGATTCAACCTTATGTATCA gCTGGCGCTTCTACAATGGACACTTCATTTACATCGatgattaaatttaataatcCAGATTTGGAAACTAGTtcggaattttttaaaaaagtctaTTGCACTCGTCAATTATTACATATAACCGAATGTATGAATACCAGTGTACTAGATTGTACAGTTACTTTTACGTGcgacaaaaatatttgcatattcGGTATACAg GTTCCCGCACAAGTACCGATTAACGAAGATAGAGGTCCTACCGGAAACGTGTATCCGGAATTGTTGTACGCTCATTTATTAGACGCGGACGGAAGTCGTTTGACTTACACGCATTTTACGAGCAGAGTAAATTACAGTTCACTTATCGATATATCGTTCAACAGACCGATATACATTCAAAAGAATAAG GTTTATAAAGTGGGCGTGGTTCTTAATAAGATGGGATGCTATCCGATCGGAACCTATCCCGATCAATCGACTGCCAACGGCGTCGTATTCACTTTCTCTCAAAGTCAATGCGGCGATTCTTTGAGAGACGGATTAGTCAGATCGATCGTCTTTTCCAACGGAAACAACGGAAATTTGCTTCCTTTGGTATTGGGCGATCTATCGAAAATACAAAACTCGATTAAcgttttataa